A stretch of Anaerolineae bacterium DNA encodes these proteins:
- a CDS encoding LamG domain-containing protein: protein MTVEAWGRCYAFSGLPFPKGVVSTESDILAGPVRLVTVVEGREQSWSGRRLEIAQQSEARVTLRSAAEAADLELEAQVSVEYDGMVRVDWQAIPRRSLRLDRLVLEIPFKPEHAGYLYFFPGRWASTYNAMALPPEGKAMPFQPLVWLGSEDRGLAWFCESDHNWLSDESDAVTEIERRDDRVILRLNIVKRPVELVPGAPKLDRQRALTPTEPVGELAYTFGFQATPVKQPDKDAWDYRLTHNGDYGIESIPADFATLTYSAWGNVTLDRGSLELWLQPVFGFTYDYGQRRPIVSLDLPGEAGLAWFWNQNDRKVHFQVREQGRVVADLSGPADWRPGQWHHLATTWGEALRLYVDGDLVSETKRRGTVEAPLANALLVFGGSLCGFTLDEIRTSWIARSPEEIEAAAGGAFPYDSEDVHVLLLDHLDNTYDPGNIEHLDSYGTFTRPAIFGRRFGGQAGRDAVRYVNGYTGMGLVDGAGRFVPGKFGQGLQLGGWQEPVLDRLAREGVRGVCFHEHWTDWQSYPCTDKYAAEMRSLVQGCHERDIQLLLYYGFDFSALAPEFEAYHEECLVKPHHGGRTYTCTPAPLQRTFTVCYQSVWQDAIVAGIAHMMDEYDVDGVYLDGTEYPHACANLAHGCGYVREDGSVAQTYPIFATREIMRRIYTVVKSRKPDGQVNVHNSTCMTIPTIAWATSLWDGEQFGHIEPGPHALTVLPLDAFRTEFMGHQWGVPGEFLCYERPFTYQQSLSVTLLHDVPVRPIGAGPNLDVAGKLWRTMDAFGRKEAEWLPYWRNQGFVQVSPEGALASLYRHPENGVLMVLSNLGRRSAPVTARLNLEQLGLGVGAIATDAMSGEVLPLREGALRVDLPSMGWVLAWLKQR, encoded by the coding sequence ATGACCGTTGAGGCATGGGGCCGCTGCTATGCCTTCAGCGGGCTGCCCTTCCCCAAGGGCGTCGTTTCCACCGAAAGCGACATCCTCGCCGGGCCGGTACGGCTCGTCACAGTGGTGGAGGGCAGGGAGCAGTCGTGGTCGGGCCGACGGCTGGAGATCGCCCAGCAGAGCGAGGCCAGGGTGACCCTTCGATCGGCCGCCGAGGCGGCTGACCTGGAGCTCGAGGCGCAGGTGAGCGTGGAGTACGACGGCATGGTCCGGGTGGATTGGCAGGCCATCCCCAGGCGTTCGCTCCGCCTCGACCGGCTCGTCCTCGAGATTCCGTTCAAGCCAGAGCACGCCGGCTACCTGTACTTCTTCCCTGGCCGGTGGGCCAGCACCTATAACGCCATGGCTCTGCCCCCAGAGGGCAAGGCCATGCCCTTCCAGCCACTCGTCTGGCTGGGGAGCGAGGACCGCGGCCTGGCTTGGTTCTGCGAGAGCGACCACAACTGGCTGAGCGACGAGTCCGATGCCGTGACCGAGATCGAGCGCCGGGACGACCGCGTCATCCTCCGGCTGAACATAGTCAAACGGCCGGTGGAACTCGTTCCTGGAGCCCCCAAGCTGGACCGGCAGCGGGCGCTCACCCCCACCGAGCCGGTGGGCGAGTTGGCCTACACGTTCGGCTTCCAGGCTACGCCGGTGAAGCAGCCGGACAAGGATGCCTGGGACTACCGCCTGACGCACAACGGCGACTACGGCATCGAGTCCATCCCGGCCGACTTCGCCACCCTCACCTACAGCGCCTGGGGCAACGTGACCTTGGACCGGGGTAGCCTGGAGCTGTGGCTGCAGCCGGTCTTCGGCTTCACGTATGACTATGGACAGAGGCGGCCCATCGTCAGCCTCGACCTCCCGGGGGAGGCCGGTCTAGCGTGGTTCTGGAACCAGAACGACCGCAAGGTGCACTTCCAAGTGCGCGAGCAGGGTCGGGTGGTGGCGGACCTCTCCGGACCGGCCGATTGGCGGCCGGGCCAGTGGCACCATCTGGCCACCACCTGGGGCGAGGCCCTCAGGCTCTACGTGGACGGGGACCTGGTCTCAGAGACGAAGAGGCGGGGGACGGTGGAGGCTCCCCTCGCCAACGCCTTGCTGGTGTTCGGTGGCTCGCTGTGCGGGTTTACTCTGGATGAAATCCGCACCTCTTGGATCGCTCGCTCCCCCGAGGAGATCGAAGCCGCTGCCGGCGGTGCGTTCCCGTACGACAGTGAGGACGTGCACGTCCTTTTGCTGGATCACCTGGACAACACCTATGACCCCGGGAACATTGAGCACCTGGACAGCTATGGCACCTTCACCCGGCCTGCGATCTTCGGGCGTCGGTTCGGGGGGCAGGCAGGCAGGGACGCCGTCCGCTACGTCAACGGATACACCGGCATGGGCTTGGTGGATGGCGCGGGCCGCTTCGTGCCGGGCAAGTTCGGGCAGGGCCTGCAGCTAGGGGGCTGGCAGGAGCCAGTGCTAGACCGGCTCGCGCGCGAGGGCGTCAGGGGGGTCTGCTTCCACGAACACTGGACCGACTGGCAATCCTACCCGTGCACGGACAAGTATGCCGCCGAGATGCGCAGCCTGGTGCAAGGCTGCCACGAGCGGGACATCCAGCTGCTGCTCTACTATGGCTTCGACTTCTCGGCCCTGGCGCCGGAGTTCGAGGCCTACCACGAGGAGTGCCTGGTGAAGCCGCACCACGGCGGACGCACCTATACCTGCACCCCGGCGCCCTTGCAGCGCACTTTCACCGTCTGCTACCAGAGCGTGTGGCAGGATGCCATCGTGGCCGGTATCGCCCACATGATGGATGAGTACGACGTGGACGGCGTCTACCTAGACGGCACTGAGTATCCGCACGCCTGCGCCAACCTGGCCCACGGCTGCGGGTACGTGCGCGAGGATGGCAGTGTGGCTCAGACGTACCCCATCTTCGCCACCCGGGAGATCATGCGCCGCATCTACACCGTGGTGAAGTCTCGCAAGCCCGACGGCCAGGTGAACGTGCACAACTCCACCTGCATGACCATCCCCACCATTGCCTGGGCCACCAGCTTGTGGGACGGGGAGCAGTTCGGTCACATAGAACCTGGGCCGCACGCGCTGACGGTACTGCCGCTGGACGCCTTCCGCACCGAGTTCATGGGGCACCAGTGGGGCGTGCCGGGGGAGTTCCTCTGCTACGAACGGCCCTTTACCTACCAGCAGTCGCTCTCGGTGACGCTCCTGCATGATGTCCCAGTGCGGCCCATAGGCGCCGGCCCTAACCTCGACGTGGCGGGCAAGCTCTGGCGCACCATGGATGCTTTCGGGCGCAAGGAGGCGGAGTGGCTGCCCTACTGGCGCAACCAGGGGTTCGTTCAGGTAAGCCCTGAGGGTGCCCTGGCCAGCCTGTACCGCCACCCGGAGAACGGCGTCCTGATGGTGCTCTCCAACCTGGGACGCAGGTCAGCGCCGGTCACAGCGCGATTGAACCTGGAGCAGCTTGGGCTGGGAGTGGGCGCGATTGCCACGGACGCGATGAGCGGCGAGGTGCTCCCCTTGCGCGAGGGGGCCTTGCGGGTGGACTTGCCTTCTATGGGCTGGGTGCTGGCCTGGCTGAAGCAGCGGTGA
- a CDS encoding thiamine pyrophosphate-dependent dehydrogenase E1 component subunit alpha, protein MSDDGARLVGMLRTMYRIRFFEERVKELFGQNLIWGGVHLYIGQEAVATGACAALRRDDYLVSTHRGHGHCLAKGGDIRRTMAELMGRDTGYCRGRGGSMHLFDPEIGLLGGNGIVGAGLPIALGAALSAQYRGSDQVCACFFSDGASNQGTFHESLNLAALWKLPLVYICENNLYAATTPASKTLPLPDIYVRAAAYGIPGVSVDGNDVEAVYQAVSQAVTRARGGEGPSLVECKTYRIEGHCMVLDCHRDPEELAAWKERDPIRMFEGRLLEMGVIATDDIAELRSQAEADVREAVEYAQASPFPSADDLGLADLPAAVVAGF, encoded by the coding sequence ATGAGCGATGATGGCGCACGACTGGTTGGCATGTTGCGCACGATGTACCGCATTCGCTTCTTCGAGGAGCGGGTGAAGGAGCTGTTCGGGCAGAACCTAATCTGGGGCGGAGTGCACCTTTACATCGGCCAGGAGGCGGTGGCTACGGGTGCGTGCGCCGCCCTGCGCCGCGATGATTACCTGGTGAGCACGCACCGAGGTCATGGCCACTGCCTGGCCAAAGGGGGTGACATCCGACGCACTATGGCCGAGCTCATGGGGCGAGACACCGGCTATTGCAGGGGCCGCGGCGGCTCCATGCACCTCTTCGACCCAGAGATCGGACTGCTGGGCGGCAACGGCATCGTGGGCGCGGGACTTCCCATTGCTCTAGGGGCCGCCCTCTCCGCCCAGTACCGAGGCAGTGACCAGGTCTGTGCATGCTTCTTCAGCGACGGGGCGTCCAATCAGGGCACCTTCCACGAGTCGCTCAACCTGGCTGCGCTGTGGAAGCTGCCTTTGGTATACATCTGCGAGAACAACCTCTATGCCGCCACCACCCCGGCCTCCAAGACGCTGCCCTTGCCGGACATCTACGTCCGGGCAGCCGCTTACGGGATCCCCGGAGTGTCAGTGGACGGCAACGACGTAGAAGCGGTGTACCAGGCGGTCAGCCAAGCGGTGACGCGGGCCCGGGGTGGGGAGGGGCCATCACTGGTGGAGTGCAAGACCTACCGCATCGAGGGGCACTGCATGGTGCTGGATTGCCACCGCGATCCCGAGGAGCTGGCAGCCTGGAAGGAAAGGGATCCCATCCGAATGTTCGAGGGCCGTCTGCTGGAGATGGGCGTCATAGCCACTGATGACATCGCTGAGCTGCGCTCGCAGGCGGAGGCAGACGTCCGGGAGGCAGTCGAGTACGCCCAGGCCAGTCCCTTCCCTTCGGCGGATGACCTGGGATTGGCGGATCTTCCTGCCGCCGTGGTCGCCGGGTTCTAG
- a CDS encoding alpha-ketoacid dehydrogenase subunit beta gives MYVQALNEALVEEMGRDASVFLIGEDIGYSGGGVFRVTTGLADRFGDGRVRETPISESAIIGTAVGAAATGLRPVAEIMYMDFITCGMDQVANQAAKISFMSGGQVRLPLVIRTPSGMGTREAAQHSQSLEAWFVHTPGLKVVMPATVYDAKGLLKSSIRDDGPVLFIENRMLYYEKESVPEGEWVVPLGQAAIRREGDQLTVVATAYALHKALKAAEMVAGEVSVEVIDPRTLVPLDMEAITRSLEKTGRLLVVHEAPVRGGFGAEVVRRAMESAFEYLDCAPRVLGGAATPMPYSPPLEDACVPQVEDIVAAMRAMVGR, from the coding sequence ATGTACGTCCAGGCTCTCAATGAGGCTCTCGTCGAGGAGATGGGGCGTGACGCCTCGGTGTTTCTCATAGGAGAGGACATCGGCTACTCCGGCGGAGGTGTCTTCCGGGTCACCACCGGGCTGGCGGACAGGTTTGGCGACGGGCGAGTCAGGGAGACGCCCATATCGGAGTCGGCCATCATTGGCACGGCCGTGGGGGCCGCAGCAACCGGCCTCAGGCCCGTAGCCGAGATCATGTATATGGACTTCATTACCTGCGGCATGGACCAGGTGGCGAACCAGGCTGCCAAGATTAGCTTCATGTCCGGGGGACAGGTGAGGCTACCGCTGGTGATCAGAACACCCTCGGGGATGGGAACGCGGGAGGCGGCCCAGCACAGCCAGAGCCTCGAGGCCTGGTTCGTGCACACTCCTGGCCTGAAGGTGGTCATGCCGGCGACGGTGTATGACGCCAAGGGGCTGCTCAAGTCTAGCATCCGCGACGATGGCCCGGTGCTCTTCATCGAGAACCGTATGCTTTACTATGAGAAGGAGAGCGTGCCGGAGGGCGAGTGGGTGGTGCCGCTGGGCCAGGCTGCCATCAGGCGGGAGGGCGATCAGCTCACCGTCGTGGCCACCGCCTACGCTCTGCACAAGGCTCTGAAGGCGGCGGAGATGGTGGCGGGCGAAGTCAGCGTAGAGGTCATAGATCCCCGCACTCTAGTGCCCCTGGACATGGAAGCCATCACCCGCTCTCTAGAGAAGACGGGTCGCCTGCTGGTGGTACACGAAGCCCCCGTTCGGGGAGGCTTTGGGGCTGAGGTGGTGCGCCGGGCGATGGAGAGCGCGTTCGAGTACCTGGACTGCGCTCCCCGGGTGCTGGGTGGCGCCGCCACGCCCATGCCCTACAGCCCGCCGCTGGAGGATGCCTGCGTGCCGCAGGTGGAGGACATCGTGGCGGCCATGCGGGCCATGGTTGGCAGGTAG
- a CDS encoding amidohydrolase family protein: MRPLPFFDINGAIGEPVYSAATGQFAGYRSASDLLAEMDRCGVERSLVCHWEALKVHPASGNARLIEEAGGHERLLPCWVVLPHYTGEMSRPADLLSRMRTLGVRAVRLVPHLFGFSLDDWCSGELLAVLEKEHILTIVEATPAELAFLCERFPRLPLAGTDTNLRQMYPLLARYSNLYLSLEGASHPEMVEDVCRRFGPGRLLFGSQRQAPVFPTGDVVYEPGAWRLGPSLATVAYARVSRKAKEALAGNTLATLLGLPAGRGMAPQGEGEIIAAGAAGVPVPARVLDAHFHLGPWAYGHQPGTDVDAALAMMDAAGVEVACVSSASAVQGGDHYRGNREVALVCRDHPDRFVGFGVINPHFPDTRDEIRRCTELYGFRGLKVHPRTHQCSLADPKYVPVWEAAEDPGVLVQAHTGERQTGASPRAFEEIASRYPRGVFHLVHSGDNLEGLRVCLDLASKHPNLYLGTSDVAFMYEGMLEHAVRRLGADRIVFESDCATIGLNHSLGIVLFSALSDRDKALILGGNLARLLGRGCPDAPAGRSA; the protein is encoded by the coding sequence GTGAGACCCCTGCCGTTCTTCGACATCAATGGAGCTATCGGCGAGCCTGTGTACTCCGCCGCCACCGGGCAGTTCGCCGGCTACCGCAGCGCCTCCGACTTGTTGGCGGAGATGGACCGCTGTGGGGTAGAGCGGTCGCTGGTCTGCCACTGGGAGGCGCTCAAGGTGCACCCCGCCTCGGGCAACGCACGCCTCATCGAGGAGGCGGGCGGGCACGAGCGACTCTTACCTTGCTGGGTGGTGCTGCCCCACTACACCGGCGAGATGTCCCGGCCGGCGGACCTGCTGAGCCGCATGCGCACCCTCGGCGTGAGGGCGGTGCGGCTGGTGCCGCACCTGTTCGGCTTCAGCCTGGACGACTGGTGTTCGGGAGAGCTCCTCGCCGTCTTGGAGAAGGAGCACATCCTCACCATAGTGGAGGCGACGCCGGCCGAACTGGCATTCTTGTGCGAACGATTCCCTCGTCTGCCGCTGGCGGGCACGGACACCAACCTGCGCCAGATGTACCCCCTGCTGGCTCGATACTCCAACCTCTACCTGAGCCTCGAGGGCGCCTCTCACCCGGAGATGGTGGAGGATGTGTGCCGGCGCTTCGGGCCCGGGCGTCTGCTCTTCGGTAGCCAGCGTCAAGCGCCCGTGTTTCCCACTGGAGACGTGGTGTATGAGCCGGGGGCATGGCGCTTGGGGCCTTCGTTGGCCACGGTGGCGTACGCCCGGGTATCCCGGAAGGCAAAGGAAGCCCTCGCCGGCAATACCCTGGCGACGCTCCTGGGGCTGCCCGCGGGTCGAGGCATGGCGCCCCAGGGCGAGGGAGAGATCATCGCTGCCGGGGCTGCTGGAGTCCCGGTGCCGGCCCGGGTGCTTGACGCCCACTTCCACCTGGGGCCGTGGGCCTACGGCCACCAGCCGGGAACTGACGTTGACGCCGCCCTGGCCATGATGGACGCAGCCGGGGTAGAGGTGGCCTGCGTCAGTTCAGCGTCGGCCGTGCAGGGCGGCGATCACTACCGCGGAAACCGGGAAGTGGCCCTGGTGTGCCGGGACCATCCCGACCGGTTCGTGGGCTTCGGCGTCATCAACCCGCATTTCCCGGACACCAGGGACGAGATTCGACGCTGCACAGAGCTCTACGGCTTCCGGGGACTGAAAGTGCACCCGCGCACTCACCAATGCAGCCTGGCCGATCCGAAGTACGTGCCTGTGTGGGAGGCGGCGGAGGACCCGGGGGTGCTGGTGCAGGCCCACACCGGCGAGCGCCAGACCGGCGCCAGCCCGAGGGCCTTCGAGGAGATCGCCAGCCGCTACCCTCGAGGCGTCTTTCACTTGGTACACTCCGGGGACAACCTGGAAGGGCTGCGCGTGTGTCTCGACCTCGCTTCCAAGCACCCGAACCTGTATCTCGGCACGTCGGACGTAGCCTTCATGTATGAGGGCATGCTGGAACACGCCGTTCGGCGACTGGGAGCTGACCGCATAGTGTTCGAGTCCGACTGTGCCACCATTGGCCTCAATCACTCCCTCGGGATCGTGCTGTTCTCGGCTCTGAGCGACCGCGACAAGGCTCTAATCCTCGGCGGCAACCTGGCCCGACTTCTTGGTCGCGGATGCCCGGACGCGCCGGCGGGCCGGAGCGCATAG
- a CDS encoding glycosyltransferase family 4 protein — protein MSHETTSGQAVKAGDGGVAKGCRPDASQVGALRVASPSRGTSVERVALVAPYDYAYRGGVNTHISSLARTYQGLGLHVRVIAACSETENPPELLISASSSTIPIQYSGSTAYVSLSARAYGRIRDVLRTEAFDVIHLHEPLTPTIPFYALLHSQTLNVGTFHAYRDSRFSLYQAAVALRPLMDKLDGRVAVSPAARDYVARFFPGEYVIIPNGINYEFFAAEGVSRVQRFGDGRPNILFVGRLDKRKGFKFLLRAYEQVKRACPEVRLLAVGGFDQEEASEFLDFAEERRLPDVHMIGYVSDEELRAYYNTSDVVCVPSTGFESFGYVLIEAMAVGKPVVASDIAGYRFVLEHGRQGLLVPPEDPGALAEALIRLLRQPEQRRAMGQAGKARAAEFSWKRVARSLVDYYEELLQRRRKRASAWYQIG, from the coding sequence ATGAGTCACGAGACCACTAGCGGCCAGGCGGTGAAGGCCGGGGACGGCGGAGTGGCCAAGGGCTGCAGACCGGACGCATCCCAAGTGGGGGCGCTGAGGGTGGCGTCGCCGAGCCGTGGGACGTCGGTGGAGCGCGTCGCTCTGGTGGCGCCGTACGACTACGCCTACCGGGGAGGGGTCAACACCCACATCTCCAGCTTGGCACGTACCTACCAGGGGCTCGGCCTGCACGTGCGGGTGATTGCTGCCTGCTCGGAGACGGAGAACCCCCCCGAGCTGCTCATCAGCGCCTCTAGCAGCACCATTCCCATCCAGTACAGCGGCAGCACCGCCTACGTTAGCCTCTCGGCTCGCGCTTACGGTCGCATTCGGGACGTGCTTCGCACTGAGGCATTCGATGTCATCCACCTCCACGAGCCGTTGACGCCGACCATCCCTTTCTACGCCCTTCTTCACTCCCAGACCCTGAATGTGGGGACGTTTCACGCTTACCGCGACTCGCGCTTCAGCTTGTACCAGGCAGCAGTGGCACTGCGGCCGCTGATGGATAAGCTGGACGGGCGGGTGGCCGTCAGCCCGGCGGCTCGGGACTACGTAGCCCGCTTCTTCCCTGGTGAGTACGTCATCATACCCAACGGGATCAACTACGAGTTCTTTGCCGCCGAGGGGGTGAGCCGCGTGCAGCGCTTCGGCGATGGGCGGCCCAACATCCTCTTCGTAGGACGGTTGGACAAGCGCAAGGGGTTCAAGTTCTTGCTGCGGGCCTACGAACAGGTGAAGCGAGCTTGCCCGGAGGTTCGGCTACTGGCGGTCGGAGGGTTTGATCAGGAAGAGGCAAGCGAGTTTTTGGATTTCGCCGAGGAACGGCGGCTACCCGATGTTCACATGATCGGCTACGTGAGCGACGAAGAGCTCCGGGCCTACTACAACACCAGTGACGTGGTATGCGTGCCCTCTACCGGGTTCGAGTCTTTCGGGTACGTGCTGATAGAGGCCATGGCGGTGGGCAAGCCGGTGGTCGCCTCTGACATCGCTGGCTACCGGTTCGTCCTTGAGCATGGGCGTCAGGGCCTTCTCGTGCCGCCGGAGGACCCGGGAGCGCTGGCGGAGGCGCTCATCCGCCTCCTGCGCCAGCCGGAGCAGCGACGAGCGATGGGCCAGGCGGGTAAGGCGCGGGCTGCCGAGTTTTCCTGGAAGCGGGTGGCGCGGTCTTTGGTGGACTACTACGAAGAACTGCTACAACGTCGCCGGAAGAGGGCCAGCGCATGGTATCAGATCGGCTGA
- a CDS encoding CDP-alcohol phosphatidyltransferase family protein, producing MVSDRLRALLSPVLNSIAGRLARLGLTPNSLTVIGLVLNVGVALVLASGCLRWGGVLILVASLADGLDGALARHTGSVTRFGAFFDSTLDRYAEAALFTGLVWHFATVGARTEAVLAVVALFGSLAVSYARARAEGLGISCTVGLLTRAERMIVLALGLAAGLTLATLWVLAVFTHITAIQRILHVHKVAAAEGQTLR from the coding sequence ATGGTATCAGATCGGCTGAGGGCTCTCCTCAGCCCCGTGCTCAACAGCATCGCCGGGCGCTTGGCCCGGCTGGGCCTGACCCCCAACAGCCTGACCGTCATTGGGCTGGTCCTCAACGTCGGCGTGGCCCTCGTGCTGGCTTCCGGGTGCCTCCGGTGGGGGGGCGTGCTCATCCTGGTGGCCAGCCTGGCCGACGGGCTGGACGGGGCGCTGGCACGTCATACTGGCAGTGTGACTCGGTTTGGAGCCTTCTTTGACTCTACGCTGGACCGCTACGCTGAGGCCGCCCTGTTCACGGGCCTGGTGTGGCACTTCGCCACGGTCGGAGCGCGCACAGAGGCGGTTCTGGCGGTGGTGGCCCTGTTCGGCAGCCTGGCCGTGTCCTACGCTCGGGCCCGAGCCGAGGGGCTGGGCATCTCCTGCACGGTGGGGCTCCTGACCAGAGCGGAGAGGATGATAGTGCTGGCGCTGGGCCTGGCGGCAGGGCTGACGCTCGCGACTCTGTGGGTGTTGGCCGTCTTCACCCACATCACCGCTATCCAGCGCATTCTGCACGTGCACAAGGTGGCCGCAGCGGAGGGGCAGACGCTCCGGTAG
- a CDS encoding PH domain-containing protein, with product MSQATRVVLPDRAYLVKLYLNTLLIFLVFIFPLVLLGLIPELGWAYVILFLIANALWLVPTSILLPLYFRSIRYELREDEIVVFKGIITRSVKVVPYRTVTNLHLARGPLDRLLGMGTLKVETAGLSGQTASEAVLSGLRDYEAVHELVREELRRYRRISGATTTEGAPEPEIDRALGQLLKEVREIKEILRSR from the coding sequence ATGAGCCAGGCCACGAGAGTGGTACTCCCCGACCGGGCCTACCTGGTCAAGCTCTACCTGAACACCTTGCTCATCTTCCTGGTGTTCATCTTCCCCCTTGTCTTGCTGGGGCTCATTCCCGAGCTGGGCTGGGCCTACGTGATCCTGTTCCTGATCGCTAATGCCCTCTGGCTGGTGCCCACCTCTATCCTACTGCCCCTATACTTCCGGTCCATTCGCTACGAACTGAGAGAAGATGAGATCGTGGTGTTCAAGGGCATCATCACCCGCTCAGTGAAGGTAGTGCCCTACCGGACGGTCACCAACCTCCATCTGGCCCGCGGTCCGCTCGACAGGCTGCTGGGGATGGGGACGCTCAAAGTCGAAACGGCCGGATTGTCTGGGCAGACTGCCTCTGAGGCCGTACTTTCGGGGCTGCGCGACTACGAAGCCGTGCACGAACTGGTGCGAGAGGAGTTGCGTCGCTACCGCCGGATCAGTGGCGCCACCACCACCGAAGGCGCCCCCGAGCCGGAGATCGACCGTGCGCTGGGTCAGTTGCTCAAGGAGGTCCGCGAGATCAAGGAGATCCTCCGATCTCGATGA
- a CDS encoding ribose-phosphate pyrophosphokinase: MFSGSSHPELAQEIASYLGLEVSPCRIVRFSNDNLYVQLLETVREGEVFIVQTLSPPAQEHLMELLLLLDAARSTSAHRINAVIPYFSYARSDKKDEPRISIAARLVADLLVTAGAQHVMTMTLHSPQVHGFFSVPMDHLSAQTTFVQYFQGKDLSDTCVVTPDIGNAKRASKFARALGLPLVAGNKERVSDDRVEVHGLIGTVHTRRCIVYDDEIATAGSMVEIIRLLREEGAEEFYVTCTHGLFSGPAIERLANIPEIAEIVVTNTVPIPPERRLPNMKVLSVAPVFGEAIRRNLTGESVAPLFAY; the protein is encoded by the coding sequence ATCTTCAGCGGCTCATCCCATCCCGAGCTGGCTCAGGAGATTGCCAGCTACCTGGGCCTGGAAGTGAGCCCTTGCCGCATCGTCCGATTCAGCAACGACAACTTGTACGTGCAGCTCCTGGAAACGGTGCGCGAGGGCGAGGTCTTCATCGTGCAGACCCTCTCGCCCCCGGCACAGGAGCACCTCATGGAATTGCTGCTTCTGCTAGACGCGGCCCGCAGCACTTCGGCCCACCGGATCAATGCTGTCATCCCCTACTTCTCCTACGCCCGCTCCGACAAGAAGGATGAACCCCGCATATCCATCGCCGCCCGTCTGGTGGCCGACTTGCTGGTCACTGCAGGCGCGCAGCACGTCATGACCATGACCTTGCACTCTCCTCAGGTGCACGGCTTCTTCAGCGTCCCCATGGACCACCTCTCCGCCCAGACCACCTTCGTGCAGTACTTCCAGGGCAAGGACCTATCCGACACCTGCGTGGTCACCCCGGACATCGGCAACGCCAAGCGAGCCAGCAAATTCGCCCGTGCACTGGGCCTGCCCCTGGTCGCCGGCAACAAGGAGAGGGTGAGCGACGATCGAGTGGAGGTACACGGCCTTATCGGCACCGTCCACACCAGGCGCTGCATCGTCTACGATGACGAGATCGCCACTGCTGGGTCCATGGTAGAGATCATCCGGCTGCTCCGGGAAGAGGGGGCGGAGGAGTTCTACGTCACCTGTACTCACGGCCTCTTCAGCGGTCCCGCGATCGAGCGCCTGGCGAACATACCTGAGATCGCCGAGATCGTGGTCACCAACACCGTTCCCATCCCCCCGGAGAGGCGCCTCCCCAACATGAAGGTCCTGTCGGTGGCGCCCGTGTTTGGCGAGGCCATCCGGCGCAACCTTACCGGCGAGTCGGTGGCGCCTCTGTTCGCGTACTAG